One Terriglobia bacterium genomic window carries:
- a CDS encoding tetratricopeptide repeat protein, whose amino-acid sequence MENRAKRHLALFMACTVLIMAGMTLPAQTRKVPAAARNHYLRAQDYLKQNQREKAVAELKTAIQLAPEFIEAHNDYIANQQAKSDRMVAEYEGYLKQHPQSAAYHYLAGKAYAKAGRTKDRDAEYQKSLDLSPGFSWALIELGATALDNQDKLKAAELFEKARAKAGDSPKLHMALASRLNSVQKYDSALAEVQRVLQLDPNSFDAYPTLWRTKLRHTWGAEKTQAEVMQEIKNLESRYSRNPKALDAVARGYAIFFADGEEERVRRAISAIDPKYFVNSGTGLRTMAMTAAGKELTFAGPDVERIDQVGWLADPKAQLAAYREIENSLKDQDLKIHVLYTREATAYMKDGDFENAERLLGLMEKGGARVTSLQMELASAFLDRKIKLDTARTFIDQGIAATRNALAQQEAAKGSAGAISGTKSLLARWLYLQGRLLAMQGALDQAVVPLKESIQLTEREAAALELGQAYAKLNRTDDAVKMLLLACSFDGSKRQDAREALERIYGDREGTKPVAAAISEAVEKRKLAIRSSGGVYIERSTLEGKAAPPFELADVTGQKVNLSDYQGKVILLNFWATW is encoded by the coding sequence ATGGAGAACAGAGCTAAGCGGCACCTGGCTCTTTTTATGGCATGCACTGTCCTGATCATGGCCGGCATGACATTGCCGGCACAGACCAGGAAAGTGCCGGCGGCGGCCAGAAATCACTACCTGCGGGCGCAGGATTACCTGAAGCAAAACCAGCGGGAGAAGGCAGTGGCGGAATTGAAGACCGCTATCCAGCTTGCGCCGGAGTTCATCGAGGCCCACAACGACTACATCGCGAATCAGCAGGCCAAATCAGATCGGATGGTTGCCGAATATGAAGGCTATCTGAAGCAGCACCCCCAGAGCGCTGCTTACCACTACCTTGCCGGCAAAGCCTACGCCAAGGCCGGCCGCACCAAAGATAGGGACGCCGAATACCAGAAGTCGCTCGATCTGAGTCCCGGATTCAGTTGGGCCCTGATCGAACTCGGCGCCACGGCACTCGACAACCAGGACAAGCTCAAAGCGGCAGAACTCTTCGAAAAGGCGCGCGCCAAAGCCGGCGACAGCCCGAAGCTGCACATGGCATTGGCGAGCCGGCTGAATTCCGTGCAAAAATACGATTCCGCGCTTGCCGAAGTCCAGCGCGTTTTGCAGCTGGATCCCAATTCCTTCGATGCTTACCCGACCCTGTGGCGCACAAAATTGCGGCACACCTGGGGTGCGGAGAAGACCCAGGCCGAGGTGATGCAGGAGATCAAGAATCTCGAGAGCCGCTATTCCAGGAACCCCAAAGCCCTGGACGCTGTAGCCAGAGGTTATGCGATCTTTTTCGCAGATGGAGAGGAGGAGCGGGTCAGAAGGGCAATCTCCGCTATCGATCCGAAGTACTTCGTGAACTCCGGCACCGGACTCAGGACGATGGCGATGACAGCCGCAGGAAAGGAACTCACCTTCGCCGGCCCTGACGTGGAGCGGATCGACCAGGTAGGTTGGCTGGCAGATCCGAAGGCTCAATTGGCCGCCTACCGCGAAATAGAGAACAGCCTGAAGGACCAGGACCTGAAAATCCATGTTCTCTACACGCGTGAGGCCACCGCGTACATGAAAGACGGCGATTTCGAAAATGCCGAGCGACTCCTGGGTCTCATGGAAAAGGGCGGAGCCCGTGTCACCTCGCTGCAAATGGAGCTGGCCTCCGCATTCCTGGACCGGAAAATCAAGCTGGACACGGCCAGGACTTTCATCGACCAGGGCATAGCAGCCACGCGCAATGCACTCGCGCAACAGGAGGCGGCGAAGGGCTCTGCCGGCGCAATCTCCGGTACGAAGTCGCTTCTCGCCCGGTGGCTCTACTTGCAGGGGCGGCTGCTCGCGATGCAAGGAGCACTCGATCAGGCGGTGGTTCCCTTGAAGGAATCGATCCAATTGACGGAAAGGGAAGCTGCCGCGCTCGAGCTCGGCCAGGCGTATGCCAAATTGAACCGGACCGACGATGCGGTGAAAATGCTGCTGCTGGCTTGCTCCTTCGACGGCTCCAAGAGGCAGGATGCCCGGGAGGCGTTGGAGCGCATTTACGGCGACCGTGAGGGCACCAAACCGGTCGCAGCCGCTATCAGCGAGGCCGTGGAGAAACGCAAGCTGGCAATACGCTCATCGGGAGGCGTCTACATAGAACGGAGTACCCTCGAGGGCAAGGCCGCGCCTCCGTTTGAGCTTGCGGACGTCACCGGCCAGAAAGTGAACCTGTCCGACTACCAGGGCAAGGTCATACTGCTCAATTTCTGGGCAACGTGGTGA
- a CDS encoding sigma-70 family RNA polymerase sigma factor — protein sequence MPERGGLVDDIDLVAAARRGDRTAFGQLYTRFAPMIFGILLTRMPRQEAEDLAHDVFLTALKQLHTLRKDAAFPGWLATIARNRARDHCRRTQETTELPQDLAAPDGREGEAGTVLAAIRSLPKAYSEPLILRLVEGMTGDEIAARTGLTPASVRVNLHRGMKRLRAKLKGSDAHEA from the coding sequence ATGCCGGAGAGGGGCGGACTCGTGGACGACATCGACCTTGTCGCGGCAGCGCGGCGAGGGGATCGTACAGCGTTCGGCCAGCTCTATACCCGATTTGCGCCCATGATCTTTGGCATCCTCCTCACGCGTATGCCCCGCCAGGAAGCCGAAGACCTGGCTCACGACGTCTTCCTGACGGCTTTGAAACAGCTTCATACCTTGAGGAAGGATGCCGCCTTTCCAGGCTGGCTGGCGACCATTGCACGGAACCGCGCGCGCGATCATTGCCGGCGCACGCAGGAGACAACCGAACTCCCGCAAGACCTGGCCGCGCCCGATGGCCGCGAGGGGGAGGCGGGTACGGTACTCGCTGCGATCAGGAGCCTTCCGAAGGCTTACAGCGAGCCGCTCATCCTCCGCCTTGTGGAGGGGATGACGGGCGACGAAATTGCCGCGCGCACCGGTTTGACACCGGCTTCCGTGCGCGTGAACCTCCACCGCGGCATGAAGCGGTTGCGAGCGAAATTGAAGGGGAGCGATGCCCATGAAGCTTGA
- a CDS encoding redoxin domain-containing protein, with protein sequence MQDEYKNKDVVVIQISVDEEDYLVSLYLKQKPASAMMLVAKDQSKRVQDAYGVNGIPANFVIDMTGIIRNHGSGYGPGLENKLREWIDTALGTASKK encoded by the coding sequence ATTCAGGATGAGTACAAGAACAAAGATGTGGTCGTCATCCAGATCAGCGTGGACGAGGAAGATTATCTCGTTTCTCTCTATCTGAAGCAAAAACCTGCGTCCGCAATGATGCTCGTCGCCAAAGATCAGAGTAAGCGAGTCCAGGATGCCTACGGTGTGAACGGCATTCCCGCAAATTTCGTAATCGATATGACCGGGATCATCCGAAACCATGGCTCCGGATATGGCCCCGGCCTGGAAAACAAGTTGCGGGAATGGATCGACACAGCTCTGGGAACTGCCAGCAAGAAGTAA
- the pstA gene encoding phosphate ABC transporter permease PstA produces MIERTKWIGGLFQALTALACLIIIAMVAIILGNIVTHGARNLSWEFLSQPPRDHFTKGGIFPAIFGTAALVILMTIAVIPLGVATAVYMHEYAPKRSRIVHLVRLAIQNLAGVPAIVFGLFGVGFFVEFIGRGMDRTLYGGRLVYGQPAIIWAALTMALLTLPTVVVATEEALRAIPTSYREVAYALGATRWQMIHRIVLPQAAGGILTGGILAVSRGSGEVAPVMFTGAAYFLPHLPTRLNNQFMELGYHVYVMSTQAYDVEATKPLLFSTVLVLLILTFLLNFTAIMIRSQIRKRLRYGR; encoded by the coding sequence ATGATCGAGCGGACAAAATGGATCGGAGGTTTATTCCAGGCACTTACGGCGTTGGCCTGCCTGATTATCATCGCGATGGTGGCAATCATCCTCGGGAATATCGTGACCCATGGTGCCCGGAACTTGTCATGGGAATTTCTCTCGCAGCCGCCAAGAGATCACTTTACCAAGGGAGGGATTTTCCCGGCCATTTTCGGCACGGCGGCGTTGGTAATTCTGATGACGATCGCCGTCATTCCATTAGGAGTCGCCACGGCCGTTTACATGCACGAATATGCGCCCAAGAGGTCGCGCATCGTCCACCTGGTGCGTCTCGCCATTCAAAACCTGGCCGGGGTGCCGGCTATTGTATTCGGCCTGTTCGGAGTTGGCTTTTTCGTCGAGTTCATCGGCCGCGGGATGGATCGCACCTTGTATGGCGGCAGGCTGGTGTACGGGCAGCCCGCAATCATCTGGGCCGCGTTGACGATGGCATTGCTGACTCTCCCAACCGTGGTTGTCGCCACCGAAGAGGCGTTGCGCGCCATTCCCACAAGCTATCGTGAGGTTGCCTATGCTCTCGGCGCGACCCGTTGGCAGATGATCCACCGCATCGTACTCCCTCAGGCAGCAGGCGGAATATTAACGGGGGGCATTCTGGCTGTGAGCCGCGGTTCAGGCGAGGTCGCACCGGTCATGTTCACGGGCGCCGCTTACTTTTTGCCGCATTTACCTACCCGATTAAATAATCAGTTCATGGAGCTTGGTTATCATGTCTACGTCATGTCGACTCAGGCATATGATGTCGAAGCAACCAAACCTCTCTTGTTTTCAACCGTATTAGTACTGCTGATTTTGACCTTCCTGTTAAACTTTACGGCCATTATGATCCGCTCTCAGATCCGAAAGAGGCTGCGCTATGGGCGTTAG
- the pstC gene encoding phosphate ABC transporter permease subunit PstC, producing MRNSGVLPYRQAVKTLSLPKLARTRTLADRIAALLISGSAFVAILSLILIFIFIGKEALPVLTSPEVHKEADLAKLFLPQPPRPGAAAEFTWQPVSETPKYSLWPLLAGTLKATLIAVLIAIPLAVSAALYTSEFAPPWARETIKPCIEILAGIPSVVVGFFCLMVIASWLQGAFGWTYRLNALTAGVGLSLAVIPIVYTVSEDAFSSVPQSFREGSIAMGASAWQTASRVVLPAAMPGVLAACVLGFGRAIGETMIVLMASGNAAVLSWSPVDSIRTFSATIAAELGELVQGSPHYHVLFFLGAFLFVLTFAANLMGRWCVGRLQRKLQGAS from the coding sequence ATGCGCAACAGTGGGGTATTACCCTATCGCCAAGCAGTGAAAACCCTTTCGCTTCCCAAGCTCGCGAGGACGAGAACGCTGGCTGACAGGATTGCTGCCCTGCTAATTAGCGGGAGCGCCTTTGTCGCGATCCTCTCGCTCATTCTGATCTTCATTTTTATCGGGAAGGAGGCATTGCCCGTGCTGACGTCCCCCGAGGTTCATAAAGAAGCGGATTTGGCGAAGCTGTTTCTGCCCCAGCCGCCTCGTCCCGGCGCCGCTGCTGAGTTTACCTGGCAGCCGGTTTCCGAGACACCAAAATATTCGCTGTGGCCGCTTCTTGCCGGTACTCTGAAAGCAACTTTGATTGCGGTGCTCATCGCCATCCCTCTCGCAGTGTCCGCGGCACTTTATACCTCGGAATTCGCTCCGCCCTGGGCGCGCGAAACCATCAAACCCTGTATCGAGATTCTTGCCGGAATTCCAAGCGTCGTAGTCGGATTCTTCTGCCTGATGGTGATCGCGAGCTGGTTGCAAGGAGCCTTCGGTTGGACTTACCGCCTGAATGCTTTGACCGCAGGCGTCGGTCTCAGTTTGGCGGTGATTCCCATTGTCTACACCGTCTCCGAAGACGCCTTCTCATCCGTGCCCCAGAGTTTTCGCGAAGGTTCAATTGCCATGGGTGCCTCCGCCTGGCAGACCGCCTCGCGCGTTGTGCTTCCCGCCGCGATGCCGGGCGTGCTCGCCGCGTGCGTGCTTGGATTCGGGCGTGCCATTGGAGAGACAATGATCGTGCTCATGGCATCAGGAAATGCAGCTGTGTTGTCCTGGTCGCCCGTCGATTCGATCCGCACCTTCTCCGCCACCATCGCGGCAGAGCTGGGTGAGCTGGTACAGGGAAGCCCTCATTATCACGTTCTGTTTTTTCTTGGGGCATTTCTTTTTGTGCTGACCTTCGCCGCCAACCTTATGGGCCGTTGGTGCGTGGGCAGACTCCAGAGGAAGCTGCAGGGAGCTTCCTAG
- a CDS encoding carboxypeptidase-like regulatory domain-containing protein — translation MKLDYLWDGSGDPDPEIQELEKILAPLRFAREEPEFTLQPEHVRQTRFRALFSSRYVLALASVVLTVCGAWWFFSAAPSYEVVRLAGSPQIGTSRLSSDGRLKIGQWLRTDASSRARIQIGLIGQVDIEPNTRIKLVEAEPTAHRLQLERGILHATIWAPPRVFFVDTPFAEAVDLGCVYTLEVADDGAGILRVTYGWVAFKHQGRESFVPAGALCRTIPGVGPGTPFRQDASPEFQSALEKIDTGSDSGSAALIAVLLNARKEDTLTLWHLLARTGGIDRSRTTDRLAELVPMPQGVTRQGILAGDPRMLDLWWGALGLGNIGPGKTGVVPGSPNAQLPVGSITPVAPASSAPEQSGHTIVFRVLDAATGRGIAGATLTARQLAEPVAEMVADRDGRCVFSVAVFSAVVVRAVGYVSRMVLFRPDDAYPAEYTFKLEKGIAIGGYVQSEDGKPIRDAKINIRATPALSSIPKPADREVITGMLEVQTDASGHWLCNELPSAVQTIDLTLTHAEHLPCRYTTDPAPRPDPDYMMQSVTLGELKAGSAVLRMKPGFLITGTVIDIFGKGIDGVQVVHIVSGVPISNCPTFTTTSGGGFSFPDAGPGRLTLAVQAMGYAPAALTLQAAPGMPPVIVRLEEGQIVRGRVVDEEGKPVAGAQVIGLPGVDYGIPWKGNTDAEGRFLRDSAPAKPQKYGVVAEGFHYEKEFVLEPGKENEIRLLRLLTIHVSGKVIDSRTKMPIDRFRVMASSDDWKGVDASAEGRSGEFVLLLNDLSLRGDPASRYSLRVEAEGYRPDLSQSVEFQDGDRRLEIALVRADGLSGVVRTAGGEAVAGAHVFLCGGQTTSGPPNAPKRPAIAALSSLSTVRASSGRLFNASVDSDQAGKFAFDPMPEAHTVVATHEKGFAVAKVDQFPATVTLDLEPWGRIDGVLRVGSKPGANQRVTLESLVPAYRPPALDVRLSALADTEGKFSFPTVPPGEYRISHVPTGIPFGSQYTVAAVRAGETAKVMLGGMGRPVIGHVVIAGLDSQPDWSHVVHTLVLKLPDAQVPSRADLEAYNAWAQTEEGRNRLRSQRQYGFRIEADGSFRVEDVQAGTYIMNILLPLTPGLAPATVKREIVVPEMPGGRSDTPLDLGVLTLQIPGKENHLEK, via the coding sequence ATGAAGCTTGATTATCTTTGGGATGGCTCCGGCGATCCCGACCCGGAGATCCAGGAACTGGAAAAAATCCTGGCTCCCCTGCGATTTGCCCGCGAGGAGCCGGAATTCACGCTGCAGCCTGAACACGTCCGGCAGACCCGTTTTCGCGCTCTCTTCAGCTCGCGATACGTACTGGCGCTGGCTTCCGTGGTCCTGACAGTGTGCGGCGCATGGTGGTTTTTCAGTGCTGCCCCTTCTTACGAAGTGGTCCGCCTGGCGGGATCGCCTCAAATCGGTACTTCGCGTTTAAGCAGTGACGGTCGTCTGAAAATCGGTCAGTGGCTGCGGACCGATGCCTCCTCACGCGCCCGAATACAGATAGGACTCATCGGGCAGGTGGACATCGAGCCCAACACGCGCATCAAGCTGGTGGAAGCGGAGCCCACAGCGCATCGCCTCCAACTCGAGCGCGGAATTCTTCACGCCACGATCTGGGCACCGCCGCGAGTGTTTTTTGTGGACACTCCGTTCGCTGAAGCGGTGGACCTGGGTTGCGTCTACACGCTCGAGGTGGCAGATGACGGAGCCGGCATTCTTCGCGTGACCTATGGTTGGGTTGCATTCAAGCACCAGGGCCGGGAATCCTTCGTGCCGGCAGGTGCCCTATGCCGCACGATTCCCGGTGTGGGCCCCGGCACTCCCTTTCGCCAGGATGCTTCCCCCGAATTTCAATCCGCACTCGAGAAAATCGATACGGGTTCGGACTCAGGAAGCGCAGCCCTGATTGCGGTACTTTTGAATGCGCGCAAGGAAGACACCTTGACTCTGTGGCATCTGCTCGCCCGAACCGGCGGAATCGATCGGTCACGTACTACCGACCGCCTGGCGGAATTGGTCCCCATGCCGCAAGGTGTGACGCGGCAGGGAATCCTGGCCGGTGACCCGCGCATGCTCGATCTCTGGTGGGGCGCGCTCGGCCTGGGAAATATCGGCCCAGGTAAGACCGGCGTGGTGCCCGGGAGTCCGAACGCCCAATTACCGGTGGGATCCATTACACCTGTCGCTCCTGCTTCATCCGCACCCGAACAGTCTGGCCATACGATAGTCTTCCGGGTTCTGGATGCTGCGACAGGACGTGGCATCGCAGGGGCCACCCTGACAGCCAGGCAATTAGCCGAACCGGTTGCAGAGATGGTGGCCGACAGAGATGGGCGATGTGTATTCTCAGTTGCCGTTTTCTCCGCCGTCGTTGTGCGGGCAGTGGGATATGTCTCCCGCATGGTGCTGTTTCGTCCCGATGACGCTTACCCGGCTGAGTACACCTTCAAGCTCGAAAAGGGCATTGCTATTGGCGGATACGTCCAGAGTGAAGATGGGAAACCGATTCGTGATGCCAAGATCAATATCAGAGCCACTCCGGCCCTTTCTTCTATTCCAAAGCCTGCTGATCGCGAGGTCATAACTGGCATGCTTGAGGTCCAAACGGATGCCTCGGGCCACTGGCTGTGTAATGAACTCCCGTCTGCCGTTCAAACCATAGATCTGACTTTGACCCATGCGGAGCACTTGCCGTGCAGGTACACAACCGACCCGGCTCCACGCCCGGATCCAGATTACATGATGCAGTCCGTGACATTAGGCGAACTCAAAGCAGGCAGTGCCGTGCTACGGATGAAACCCGGATTTCTGATTACGGGAACCGTGATTGACATATTCGGAAAGGGGATCGACGGAGTGCAGGTGGTCCATATTGTCAGCGGTGTACCCATCTCTAACTGCCCGACTTTTACGACCACATCGGGTGGAGGGTTTTCTTTCCCCGACGCGGGCCCCGGCCGGCTGACGCTGGCAGTGCAAGCGATGGGATACGCTCCGGCGGCACTTACTCTTCAAGCCGCGCCGGGCATGCCCCCGGTCATCGTTCGCCTGGAGGAGGGCCAGATTGTACGCGGGCGCGTGGTCGATGAGGAGGGGAAACCTGTCGCCGGTGCGCAGGTCATCGGCTTGCCGGGCGTCGATTATGGAATACCATGGAAGGGCAATACCGATGCCGAAGGACGGTTCCTTCGAGATTCCGCTCCCGCCAAGCCTCAAAAGTACGGGGTGGTAGCGGAGGGCTTTCATTATGAAAAGGAGTTTGTTCTGGAACCGGGAAAAGAAAACGAGATCCGCCTCCTCAGACTCCTGACCATTCACGTTTCCGGCAAGGTAATTGACTCGAGGACGAAGATGCCGATCGACAGATTCCGCGTCATGGCGAGTTCGGACGATTGGAAAGGAGTAGATGCATCGGCGGAGGGTCGAAGCGGCGAGTTTGTGCTTCTTTTGAACGACCTCTCGCTCAGGGGGGATCCTGCGAGCCGGTACTCTCTGAGAGTGGAAGCCGAAGGGTATCGGCCCGATCTTTCCCAATCAGTGGAATTCCAAGACGGCGACCGTAGGCTCGAGATTGCTCTGGTCCGCGCCGATGGACTTTCCGGCGTGGTGCGAACGGCAGGAGGCGAGGCGGTCGCGGGCGCCCACGTTTTCCTCTGTGGCGGACAAACCACTTCCGGACCTCCGAATGCTCCCAAGAGACCCGCCATTGCTGCCCTGAGCAGTCTGAGCACGGTGAGAGCGTCTTCGGGACGGCTCTTCAACGCGAGTGTCGATAGCGATCAAGCCGGCAAGTTTGCATTCGACCCTATGCCTGAAGCTCACACGGTTGTGGCAACGCATGAAAAGGGTTTTGCGGTGGCAAAGGTAGACCAATTCCCTGCTACGGTAACACTCGATCTGGAACCGTGGGGGCGGATCGACGGCGTGCTTCGAGTCGGCAGCAAGCCCGGCGCAAACCAGAGAGTGACGCTCGAATCGTTGGTTCCTGCCTATCGTCCTCCCGCCCTGGATGTTCGCCTGAGCGCGCTTGCCGACACAGAAGGCAAATTCTCGTTCCCCACAGTTCCTCCCGGCGAGTATCGCATTTCACACGTACCTACCGGCATCCCGTTCGGCTCTCAGTACACAGTAGCTGCCGTGCGGGCGGGAGAAACTGCCAAGGTTATGTTGGGGGGAATGGGGCGTCCTGTGATTGGCCATGTCGTTATCGCAGGGCTCGATTCTCAGCCCGACTGGAGCCATGTCGTACACACCCTTGTCTTAAAGTTGCCGGATGCGCAAGTGCCGAGCCGCGCCGACCTCGAAGCATACAATGCCTGGGCACAGACTGAGGAAGGCCGGAACCGGCTTCGGTCCCAACGCCAATACGGCTTTCGGATCGAGGCTGACGGGTCTTTCCGTGTGGAGGATGTCCAGGCAGGTACCTATATCATGAACATTCTCCTGCCTCTAACGCCGGGCCTTGCTCCGGCCACTGTCAAGCGGGAGATTGTCGTTCCGGAAATGCCGGGCGGGCGCAGCGACACACCGCTGGACCTCGGAGTCCTGACACTGCAGATTCCCGGCAAGGAAAACCATCTGGAGAAATAG
- a CDS encoding phosphate ABC transporter substrate-binding protein — protein sequence MKKVRAGWSLVVGLVLFVAGCGSGSETSIASKSITIKGSNTMVVLAQPWAETYMKENPAITIQVSGEGTGTGIAALINGGTNICEASRPMKDVEKQQVLARHGKDAKEIAVAMDGIAICVHESNPVKSLSEPQLKGIYTGRITNWRDVGGKDQKIVAYSRDNSSGTYQFFKEHVLGSEDFARDVQTLTGTGAIISAVSKDPASIGYSGIGYASGIRVIPISRDDKSPAVAPSLETVKSSQYPLSRNLLFYTIGEPEGEVKTFIDWVLGPEGQKICATVGYYPIAKQ from the coding sequence ATGAAGAAAGTGCGGGCAGGTTGGAGTCTCGTGGTGGGCCTGGTTCTCTTTGTGGCAGGGTGCGGCAGTGGATCAGAGACCAGCATCGCCTCCAAGTCGATAACCATTAAGGGTTCGAACACCATGGTCGTTCTCGCTCAACCCTGGGCTGAGACCTACATGAAAGAGAATCCTGCGATTACCATTCAGGTTTCAGGTGAAGGCACCGGCACCGGAATCGCTGCTTTGATCAACGGCGGCACCAATATTTGTGAAGCATCGCGCCCCATGAAAGATGTCGAGAAGCAGCAGGTTCTGGCCAGGCATGGGAAGGATGCAAAGGAGATCGCCGTTGCCATGGACGGAATCGCCATTTGCGTACATGAATCCAATCCGGTCAAGTCTCTAAGCGAACCCCAGCTCAAGGGCATTTATACTGGAAGAATCACAAACTGGCGTGATGTCGGCGGCAAGGACCAGAAGATCGTGGCCTATAGCCGCGACAACAGCTCAGGCACCTACCAGTTTTTTAAGGAACACGTACTGGGCAGTGAGGATTTCGCCCGTGATGTTCAGACTCTCACGGGGACGGGTGCCATTATAAGTGCTGTATCGAAGGATCCCGCCTCGATCGGCTACAGCGGCATCGGCTATGCTTCAGGAATCCGGGTCATCCCGATCAGCCGTGATGACAAAAGCCCGGCGGTCGCGCCTTCCCTCGAAACCGTGAAAAGCAGCCAATATCCTTTGTCTCGCAATCTTCTTTTCTACACCATTGGCGAGCCGGAAGGCGAAGTGAAGACGTTCATCGATTGGGTGCTCGGCCCTGAGGGACAAAAAATATGCGCAACAGTGGGGTATTACCCTATCGCCAAGCAGTGA